The Cygnus atratus isolate AKBS03 ecotype Queensland, Australia chromosome 7, CAtr_DNAZoo_HiC_assembly, whole genome shotgun sequence genome includes a window with the following:
- the ANKRD22 gene encoding ankyrin repeat domain-containing protein 22: MGILYSEPICQAAYNNDFNEVQLLLDKNSNYVNIQDSFGGDTPLICACKQGNNRIVSYLLKRNADVNLRNKKDRTCLHYAVRKRFTFLDYVLIIILMPVLLIGYLLMISKTKQNENLIKMLLRAGADVNATDFSGSTALHYACEMKNQAVIPLLLEANADASVKNQDGETPLDIARRLQFSNIESMLRKTS; this comes from the exons ATGGGAATACTCTATTCAGAG CCCATTTGCCAGGCAGCATATAATAATGATTTCAATGAAGTTCAGCTCCTTTTGGATAAAAACAGCAATTATGTGAATATCCAGGACAGCTTCGGTGGAGATACCCCTTTAATTTGTGCATGCAAACAGGGAAACAACAGAATAGTTAGCTATCTTCTAAAACGAAATGCTGATGTCAACCTCAGAAACAAG aaGGACCGCACTTGTCTGCATTATGCTGTAAGAAAACGGTTTACCTTCCTTGACTATGTGCTCATCATAATCCTCATGCCAGTTTTGCTTATTGGATATCTTCTCATG ATCTCAAAAACTAAGCAGAATGAAAACCTGATCAAGATGTTGCTTAGGGCTGGAGCTGATGTTAATGCTACAGACTTT TCTGGTAGCACAGCCCTTCACTATGCTTGTGAAATGAAAAACCAGGCGGTCATTCCTCTGCTGCTTGAAGCTAATGCAGATGCTTCTGTAAAGAATCAG GATGGGGAGACTCCTTTAGATATTGCAAGAAGATTACAGTTCAGCAACATTGAAAGCATGCTAAGGAAAACTTCCTAG